DNA from Pseudomonas putida:
GCCCAGAAGGCCCTTCTGGAGAAGCTCATCGCCCACTTCACCGATGGCAAGCCTGCGCGCAGCCTGATGAAGAACATGAGCGTCGAGGAGAAGGCCGTGATTCGCGGCTTCCACCTGCTGACCAGCAAGCCGGTGATGTACATCGCCAACGTTGCCGAGGACGGCTTCGAAAACAACCCGCACCTGGACGTGGTCAAGGCCATCGCCGAAGAAGAAGGCGCCGTCGTGGTGCCGGTGTGCAACAAGATCGAAGCCGAGATCGCCGAACTGGAAGAAGGCGAAGAGAAGGACATGTTCCTCGAGGCCCTGGGCTTGGAAGAGCCTGGCCTGAACCGCGTGATCCGCGCCGGTTACGCCCTGCTCAACCTGCAGACCTACTTCACCGCTGGTGTGAAAGAAGTCCGCGCCTGGACCGTTCGCGTAGGTGCCACTGCGCCACAAGCCGCCGCCGTGATTCACACCGACTTCGAGAAAGGCTTCATCCGCGCCGAAGTCGTGGCCTATGACGACTTCATCCAGTACAAGGGTGAAGGCGGCGCCAAGGAAGCCGGCAAATGGCGTCTGGAAGGCAAGGACTACATCGTCAAGGACGGTGACGTGATGCACTTCCGCTTTAACGTCTAATCGGGAATCGAGATCGCACCAGATCCTGATGGACATCAAAACCCCTTGAATCCAGCCGATTCAAGGGGTTTTTTATTGTCCGCGGGCGTCCGATTCAAACACCCCCTTCGCTTGCCAAGGCGCTCGCAGGGCGCTCACTCGTAACGGCACCAGGCTGCTCGGTAGGCGCTATTCGAAATTGGTTTTCCCACTTGGCGATCACCAAGGGAGCCAAGGCGTTGCCCAGCACATTCAATGCGGTGATCGGCATGTCCATGAGGCGGTACACACCGGCGATGAAAGCGATGCCCTCCACGGGAAGCCCGGCACTGGTCAGCGTCGCGGTGAGGATGACGAACATCGCTCCCGGTACACCCGCCGCGCCTTTGGACGTCAGCACCATGATGAGCACCAGCACCGCTTGGTCAGCAAGGCTCAAGGGGATCTCATACAGTTGGGCGATGAAAAGCGTACCAATGCCCACGAAGAGCGATGCGCCATCCAGGTTGAATGAGTACCCGGTAGGAATCACCAACGTAGCAATGGACCTCGGGGCGCCGTAAGCCTCAACCTTCTCGATAAGCTGTGGCATCACGGTAGCCGAGGTGGCGGTACTGAACGCCAGAATCAATTCATCCTTGATGAACTTGATCAGGTCGAAGATGTTAATGCCGACGGCTTTTGCTATCCCGCCCAGCACGACCAGTCCGAACAACAGGACAGCGGCGTAAGTGACAAGAATCAATTTACCCAACGGCAACAGCGCAGAAAGCCCAAAGTTAGACACCGTCACGCCAATGAGGCCGAAGATGCCGATCGGCGAATAGTGCATGACAATGTGCGTGACTTTGAACATCGCCCCAGAAATGGCGTTGAACACAGCGATCAGCGGGCGCTTCTTATCCGCATCAAGCGCATTCACACCAAAACCGAACATGATCGAAAAGAACAAGATGGGCAGCAAGTTACCCTGCGCCATTGCGTTCACGATGTTATCCGGAATGATAGCAAGCATCACATTCCCGAAATCGCCGCCCTCCGAGGAAGATGGCAGCGTCAGTGATTGGGCAGCCGAAAGGGTGCTCAAGTTTGCGCCGGTACCCGGCTGGGCCACATTACCTATGATCAAACCACAAACAATGGCGATACCCGTGACGACGAAGAAATAGAACATCGTTTTGACACCCACCCGCCCTATCGCCTTGCTGTCGCCATTACCGGCAACGGCACTGACCATGCAGGCAAAGACCAGAGGCGCCACGATCATTTTCATCATCTTGATGAAAATATCACCAGCCGGCTGCAGAACCTGACTACTCACCCATACCTTGTAATCTGGATAAATATTCAACAGGGCACCCACTAGAATGCCCAGTACCAAGCCCACGATGATTTTTGTAACCAAACTCGTCTTAGCCATATGTCCTCCCGTTATTATAATTTGGACTGTCAACTGGCTGGCAAACGTCGCGCACACTTAAGCATCTGCTCTTATCTGGCAGGCGTTGATGCTCATGATCTAGGCAACGCGTGTGGACCCTGGCATTGAAAGACTTTCACACCAGAATCATTTGACCATTAACTTCTATCAAAACAAGGGGTCGGCTTGATCAAAGCATGCCCTCAAGCAGCAAAGACCCCTTTAAAGTCTTTGAAA
Protein-coding regions in this window:
- a CDS encoding cation:dicarboxylate symporter family transporter, which produces MAKTSLVTKIIVGLVLGILVGALLNIYPDYKVWVSSQVLQPAGDIFIKMMKMIVAPLVFACMVSAVAGNGDSKAIGRVGVKTMFYFFVVTGIAIVCGLIIGNVAQPGTGANLSTLSAAQSLTLPSSSEGGDFGNVMLAIIPDNIVNAMAQGNLLPILFFSIMFGFGVNALDADKKRPLIAVFNAISGAMFKVTHIVMHYSPIGIFGLIGVTVSNFGLSALLPLGKLILVTYAAVLLFGLVVLGGIAKAVGINIFDLIKFIKDELILAFSTATSATVMPQLIEKVEAYGAPRSIATLVIPTGYSFNLDGASLFVGIGTLFIAQLYEIPLSLADQAVLVLIMVLTSKGAAGVPGAMFVILTATLTSAGLPVEGIAFIAGVYRLMDMPITALNVLGNALAPLVIAKWENQFRIAPTEQPGAVTSERPASALASEGGV
- the ychF gene encoding redox-regulated ATPase YchF, which encodes MGFNCGIVGLPNVGKSTLFNALTKSGIAAENFPFCTIEPNSGIVPMPDARLDALAEIVKPERVLPTTMEFVDIAGLVAGASKGEGLGNKFLANIRETDAIAHVVRCFEDENVIHVSNSVDPKRDIEIIDLELIFADLDSCEKQLQKVARNAKGGDKEALAQKALLEKLIAHFTDGKPARSLMKNMSVEEKAVIRGFHLLTSKPVMYIANVAEDGFENNPHLDVVKAIAEEEGAVVVPVCNKIEAEIAELEEGEEKDMFLEALGLEEPGLNRVIRAGYALLNLQTYFTAGVKEVRAWTVRVGATAPQAAAVIHTDFEKGFIRAEVVAYDDFIQYKGEGGAKEAGKWRLEGKDYIVKDGDVMHFRFNV